TAAAATTACCCATGTCACTGGTGATCTACACAAACTTGAACCTACTGAAAAATTTAAAAATATTCCTGCCAATGCCGTTGTTACCATTCCGATCATTGGTGAATATTGGCAAATCAGTGAAAGTGATGTTATGCCTAGATGGTATGTCACCTCGTCAAAAGCTGAACCAAAAGTGATTGCTAATACTGATACCGATTCTGATAATCTCTCTGCATTTGTTAAACCATTAGGCGAACAATGGAAAATATCTCCTAATGATCATAATATTTTAATGACGCCTGAAAATCGTTATCAACGTAATAAAGATATACAAGAGATTAATGGCGAGTTGTTAAAAGGACAGATTTTACCCACTCCATCCAAACTTACTGTTGGTAAAGAGACGATTACTCTAAATGAAAATGGTGTTAATTTAGTGCTTAATAACTTATCACTTGAGAGCAAATCTGTATTAGAAAAGCATTTTACAGAATTAAAGATTGCTGTGAGTAGTAAGGGCTTTAACATTAACGCTTCAATTGATAAAAATGCATTTGAAAAAGGTGTAAAAGGTAGTTATAAATTAGATATAACACCTCAAGGGGCAACCATTGTAGCCTTTGATGAAAGTGGGATTTTTTATGGTGTAGAATCAATTTTATCAGTCATAGATGCTAAAAAACCTCAAGTTATACCTACACTTTCAGCCGAGGATGCGCCTCGATTTGAATATCGTGGAATGATGTTAGATACTGGTCGAAACTTTAAAAGTAAAGAAGCGGTACTACAGTTACTTGATATGATGTCAAAATATAAAATGAATAAATTTCATTTCCATTTAAGTGACGATGAAGGTTGGCGAATTGAAATTCCAGATTTACCTGAACTGACCGATTTTGGTAGTAAACGCTGTCATGATTTGAGTGAGACAAAATGCTTATTACCACAACTTGGATCCGGTCCATATAGCAACAATAGTGGCAGTGGATACTTTACTCGCAATGACTATATTGAAATAGTGAAGTATGCAAATGCTCGATTTATTGAGGTCATTCCAGAAATAGATATGCCTGCACACGCCAGAGCGGCTATTATGTCAATGGAAGTTAGATATCAACGTCTAATGAATAGCGGTCAAGAACAACAAGCTAATGAATATCGACTAGTCGATCCAACCGATACATCAAATACTACAACTGTACAATTTTACAATCGACAAAGTTATCTTAACCCATGTTTAGATTCTTCGAAAAAATTTGTAAATAAAGTCATTAGTGAAATAGCCAAAATGCATGCTGAAGCTAAACAACCAATTTCAACTTGGCATTTTGGTGGTGATGAAGCGAAAAATATTCATTTTGGTAATGGCTACCAAGATATCAATGTGGCTCAGAAAGAGGCGGGTAAAGGTTTAATCGATCAAAGTATTGAAGATCATCCATGGGCAAAATCACAAGCGTGCCAAACCTTTGTTCAAAAAGGCGTTGTTAAAAACATTGAACATTTACCAAGTTATTTTGCTGTAGAAGTAAGTAAAATCATTAAAAACAATGGAATTAATCGCATGCAAGTCTGGCAAGATGGCGTAAAATTCGCAACCAATGCCAAATCCTTCGCCACCGATGAAGTGATTGTCAACTTCTGGGATAATTTGTATTGGGGTGGGTATGATTCAGTAAATGAATTTGCCAATAAAGGCTATAAAGTTATAGTGTCTAACCCTGATTATGTCTATTTAGATATGCCTTACGAAGTTAATCCAAAAGAAAGTGGTTACTATTGGGCTGCTCGTTTCAATGATGAACGCAAAATATTCAGTTTTGCACCTGATAACTTACCACAAAATGCAGAAACATCGTTTGATCGTAACGGTGATGTCTTTACTGCTAAAGGTACAATGGATTGGCCAGGTGCATACGGATTATCCGCTCAAATCTGGACTGAAAATATA
The sequence above is drawn from the Gilliamella apicola genome and encodes:
- a CDS encoding beta-N-acetylhexosaminidase, with the translated sequence MKKFKSAIIATSIATLLSMGTVQSVSASQKVVDTMSSQLHLNYQIVDNDAANHGVDCAALGADWASCNKVTLTLKNTGPAITSNDWAIYFHNIRMILAVNNDQFKITHVTGDLHKLEPTEKFKNIPANAVVTIPIIGEYWQISESDVMPRWYVTSSKAEPKVIANTDTDSDNLSAFVKPLGEQWKISPNDHNILMTPENRYQRNKDIQEINGELLKGQILPTPSKLTVGKETITLNENGVNLVLNNLSLESKSVLEKHFTELKIAVSSKGFNINASIDKNAFEKGVKGSYKLDITPQGATIVAFDESGIFYGVESILSVIDAKKPQVIPTLSAEDAPRFEYRGMMLDTGRNFKSKEAVLQLLDMMSKYKMNKFHFHLSDDEGWRIEIPDLPELTDFGSKRCHDLSETKCLLPQLGSGPYSNNSGSGYFTRNDYIEIVKYANARFIEVIPEIDMPAHARAAIMSMEVRYQRLMNSGQEQQANEYRLVDPTDTSNTTTVQFYNRQSYLNPCLDSSKKFVNKVISEIAKMHAEAKQPISTWHFGGDEAKNIHFGNGYQDINVAQKEAGKGLIDQSIEDHPWAKSQACQTFVQKGVVKNIEHLPSYFAVEVSKIIKNNGINRMQVWQDGVKFATNAKSFATDEVIVNFWDNLYWGGYDSVNEFANKGYKVIVSNPDYVYLDMPYEVNPKESGYYWAARFNDERKIFSFAPDNLPQNAETSFDRNGDVFTAKGTMDWPGAYGLSAQIWTENIRTDNKMAYMAYPRLLSVAERAWHKADWETNYQKDRQFQQGETHYVDQQKLFNDWNQFANLIGQRELAKLDAASINYRLPVPGAKIENGKLIANIVFPGLSIEYSIDKGNQWQRYQGPTAIKKGENVFIRSVSPNKQRTSRIEIVK